One window of Paenibacillus sp. FSL K6-3182 genomic DNA carries:
- a CDS encoding extracellular solute-binding protein — protein MSNIRKLGILLMFVMTLSSCMSSSHTLKNNDTSARVGEKQQLTIKLVGRYSGDTLPQKIQRFADMHSNVEIKIEWVQSYNNPYSKSPVLFAPWTPIEVPSELYEDSNNVPDIVELVPYQMRELYRMGVIEPLNLNGSDLDDYAIATNDGYVLGMKSKINPMILYYNKDIFATLGIEVPSEKWDIDMLNDAIVKLKAAGETLYIPLSPFTLEWATGLYGGRVVGVDGRSFAGYIDSDNAIKAAKWIMTIGTKMEYASMSLTDLRPPMPYDLVDGKIALAIEYAYGFNISMKNSYEEIAQENNQIGVAALPLGTNGHNPALISGLSLTSKSEHKELAMQLIRYLSEDRDSLYTDIASHTLQTATRTLKEPVDAARKLIIIKAMKRSVPAILNTHEVAEIGFYDAIQLFLPKPLLAIRDGQSIRDMLKQYADQLDSDARDK, from the coding sequence ATGTCAAACATCAGAAAACTGGGGATACTGCTAATGTTCGTTATGACGTTATCGAGTTGTATGTCGTCATCGCATACACTCAAGAATAACGATACGTCTGCTCGAGTCGGGGAGAAACAGCAGCTAACAATTAAGCTGGTTGGTCGTTATAGCGGGGATACGCTCCCTCAGAAGATCCAGCGTTTTGCCGATATGCATTCGAATGTGGAAATTAAGATCGAGTGGGTTCAGTCTTATAATAATCCGTATAGCAAATCTCCAGTTTTGTTTGCACCTTGGACTCCAATTGAGGTACCTTCTGAGCTGTATGAGGACTCTAATAACGTTCCGGATATCGTTGAACTGGTGCCCTACCAGATGCGAGAATTGTATCGGATGGGAGTTATCGAGCCGTTAAATTTGAACGGATCGGATCTAGATGATTATGCGATTGCGACTAATGACGGATATGTTCTGGGTATGAAAAGCAAGATTAACCCGATGATTCTTTACTACAATAAAGATATTTTTGCTACCTTGGGGATTGAAGTTCCTTCGGAAAAATGGGATATCGATATGTTGAACGATGCGATCGTCAAGCTGAAGGCTGCGGGAGAGACGCTCTATATTCCTCTATCGCCATTTACACTGGAGTGGGCAACGGGACTGTACGGTGGACGTGTTGTCGGAGTAGACGGCAGGTCATTCGCCGGTTATATCGATAGTGATAATGCAATTAAAGCTGCCAAGTGGATTATGACTATCGGAACGAAAATGGAATATGCCTCGATGTCCTTAACTGATTTACGGCCCCCTATGCCTTACGATTTGGTCGATGGTAAAATCGCGCTAGCGATAGAATATGCGTATGGATTTAATATATCTATGAAAAACAGCTATGAGGAGATTGCGCAAGAGAATAACCAAATCGGAGTGGCAGCGTTACCTTTGGGAACGAACGGTCATAATCCGGCTTTAATATCGGGATTATCCCTAACCTCGAAATCTGAACATAAAGAATTGGCTATGCAGTTAATTCGGTATCTATCAGAAGACCGAGATTCATTGTATACGGACATTGCTTCGCATACACTTCAGACCGCTACAAGAACCTTGAAGGAGCCAGTGGACGCTGCACGGAAATTGATAATTATAAAGGCTATGAAAAGGTCCGTTCCAGCAATACTTAATACGCATGAGGTAGCCGAAATCGGTTTTTATGACGCGATACAATTATTTTTGCCAAAACCACTGCTTGCGATCAGGGACGGGCAGTCAATTAGAGATATGCTAAAACAGTATGCGGATCAACTGGATAGCGATGCGAGAGACAAATAA
- a CDS encoding GNAT family N-acetyltransferase, with product MEFREITWDNFIECIELKVAEEQKRFISSNQHALAEAYIASKEGQVIITFAIYKDETMVGFIMMYYDDGNGNFEYSSYGVFKIMIDGRYQGKGYGKEAVEKAVEFAKTSSHGEARVVEVTYNPENIIAKNLYASLGFVETGNTHPSGEVYAEFVLPKTPYLRSL from the coding sequence GTGGAATTTAGAGAAATAACGTGGGACAACTTTATTGAATGTATTGAGCTCAAAGTTGCAGAGGAACAGAAACGCTTTATCTCCTCTAATCAACATGCACTCGCAGAAGCATATATTGCATCAAAAGAGGGGCAGGTCATTATTACATTTGCTATTTATAAAGATGAGACTATGGTCGGCTTTATCATGATGTATTATGACGATGGAAATGGGAATTTCGAATACAGCAGCTATGGCGTTTTTAAAATCATGATTGATGGGCGATATCAAGGCAAAGGGTATGGGAAGGAAGCCGTGGAAAAAGCTGTAGAATTCGCTAAGACATCTTCTCATGGTGAAGCGAGGGTCGTAGAAGTTACCTATAACCCCGAAAACATCATTGCGAAAAATTTATATGCCTCATTAGGATTTGTTGAAACAGGAAATACCCACCCTTCTGGTGAGGTATATGCTGAGTTTGTTCTACCTAAAACACCATATTTACGGAGTCTTTAA